The sequence GCCGACCGCATGCTCGACATGGGCTTTATTCCCCAGGTGCGCCAGATCATCCGCCAGACTCCGCGCAAGGGTGAGCGCCAGACCCTGCTGTTTTCGGCCACCTTCAGCGATGACGTGATGAACCTGGCCCGGCAATGGACCGAAAATCCCGCAGTGGTCGAAATCGAGCCAGAACGCCCGGCCTCGGAAAACGTCACCCAGCAGGTCTATGCGGTCAGCGGCAGCGACAAATACAAGCTGCTGTTCAACCTGGTGACCCAGCTGGAACTGGAGCGGGTGATGGTGTTCGCCAACCGCAAGGACGAAGTGCGGCGCATTCAGGAGCGCCTGGTACGCGACGGTATCGATGCCGCTCAACTGTCCGGCGACGTGCCGCAACAAAAGCGCGTGCGTACTCTGGAGAACTTCAAGAACGGCAAGCTGCGAGTACTGGTGGCCACCGACGTGGCCGGACGCGGCATTCATATCGACGGCATCAGCCACGTGATCAACTACACCCTGCCGGAAGACCCTGAAGACTACGTGCACCGCATCGGTCGTACCGGGCGCGCTGGCGCCAAGGGAACCTCGATCAGTTTTGCCGGTGAGGATGATGCCTTTCAGGTGCCGCCGATCGAAGAACTGCTGGGCGGCAAGCTGGACTGCATTCCACCGGAGGAGCGTTTCCTCAAGCCGGTGCCCAAGCATCAGCACAGCGCCGAAGAACATGCCGAAATCCGCGCCAACGAGACCGCCCAGGCCGAAGCCGCCGCCCGCGCCCGCCGGCGCAGCAGCAACCGCCGCGATACCCGCCGGCGCTAAGGAAACATTGATTAATTGCACGCAAGCTCAGTAGCCCAGTTGGCGCTGACCTGTTCTGGACTGTCGATGCCCTGGACGGGCATCGTCAAGCCCCCAGGGGTGAGGCAAGCGTTTACGAAGCATGCTTCGTGCGCAGCCGAACGCCGACCGATCTGTGATCGGTTGG is a genomic window of Halopseudomonas phragmitis containing:
- the rhlB gene encoding ATP-dependent RNA helicase RhlB, whose amino-acid sequence is MLKALKKLFNKPGEPLQEDSLPDIEKQQAATKEKSRAPRDSKPRQDKPQAGKDARKPRQQDKPKRKSQAPAEPAKPWSLHDFQVAPAEGKTRFHDFPLPDSLMRAIQEQGFSYCTPIQAAVLGKTLRGQDAIGRAQTGTGKTAAFLTSTISQLLDTPPPDERFMGEPRALIIAPTRELVMQIASDAEGLTKHCKLNVMTFVGGMDIDKQLRQLEQRYCDILVATPGRLLDFCNRGEVHLDLVEILVLDEADRMLDMGFIPQVRQIIRQTPRKGERQTLLFSATFSDDVMNLARQWTENPAVVEIEPERPASENVTQQVYAVSGSDKYKLLFNLVTQLELERVMVFANRKDEVRRIQERLVRDGIDAAQLSGDVPQQKRVRTLENFKNGKLRVLVATDVAGRGIHIDGISHVINYTLPEDPEDYVHRIGRTGRAGAKGTSISFAGEDDAFQVPPIEELLGGKLDCIPPEERFLKPVPKHQHSAEEHAEIRANETAQAEAAARARRRSSNRRDTRRR